Part of the Lotus japonicus ecotype B-129 chromosome 6, LjGifu_v1.2 genome, TTTTTTGTTCAGACAAGGGACTTGTATTTCTTGAAAAAGCTCCTGAATCTGAAAGGAGATGATGGTTTCAGAATGAATGAAGTGCTTGTGTCAATGTGGTACATAATGGGCTTGTGGCCACTGGCGTATAGCATGCTGCTACTTCCTACAGGAAGGAGGTACTTCTCTCTTATATGAATATTTCTCCTAACCATAGATTAATGTGGGACACTGTCAAGGATCGACTTACCTAAAAGCTGTATCCAGATGGAGGTGCATGAATGGTTTCATATCTACACCTTTGCCATGCATTTAAATTACATACGTTTCTGAAAATTGTAAAATCGATTGGATTTTGTTGATATAGGTCTTTCTAAGCTTGCTATATGTCTATAGATATTTCTTTAAGCCATGCCAATATTCTGAGTTAATTTTTCAATAGATATTTCTTTAAGCCGTGCCATTCTCCCTTTGGATCATATTGCCAAACTTTCAAAATACAAACACTGGTTGATTTAGAGATTTTGTGATGCAACACATTCGGCCATTGATTAGAGGGTAGCcaaataagtgtttataaagggCATAACAACCCTGACCTCTAAGCTAgctttgggggggggggggggttaggTCTCTTTTGAAAATAGTAGTTTCAAATGAGATACCCCATTCGTGCTATGTAATTCCACATTACTGTTATGTTAACTTCATAACTGATTTAATGCTATTTCAAGAATTTTACAAGCTTCCACATGAAGCGTATTATATATATAGAATGAATGATTTACTTTTCGCTttcatattttttctatttaacAATGCCTGGATATGATTTCTTCTCTTCTATTTGTTGTTGTACAGCTCCGAAAGCAAAATTCCTGTTTGGCCCTTCTTGATACTTTCATGTTTTGGTGGTGTATATGCCCTTCTTCCTTATTTTGTACTATGGAAACCACCTGCACCTCCTGTTGAAGAAACACAGCTAAAAACGTGGCCTTTGAATTTTCTGGAATCAAAAGTAACTGCAGTTGTAAGTGCTCAGCTTAACCTAATCTTGCAAAGTTGCTGCAGATGGATCATTGTAATCCAGACCAGATAACTATTACGAACCCAAAAGTCAGAGTTAATAGAATTTATTAGTATTGAATGAAAAGAATAGGAGAGTAATCTCCTCCAAATGTTTCCCCTTACAACAGAGCCACTTCTCTGTTTTCCCAGCTCTACAAATTGAAAAGATGTCCCTCTAATCTTACACCCCCTATTTATATATCTAGTTAATTGGGAATCTTCTCACATAAGAAGGTTATTTAGCCTTGGTATTAGATGGAATCCATCTTTTTTGCTGTTTTTTGTTGCCTCATCCCATTATTTCAATTCTTGAACTTGCCTGATCTTTTAAAGCACTATGAAAAGTTGAGAATGCAGCAAATcagttgcaacttgcaagtgtGAAACTGAACCAACGATGATGGCTTGGATTAGTTTTAAAACTCCCTGAACCCAAGTGATTTCATTTAGCTTTTATGAATCCAATTCGAAATAGTATGCCCTCTATATGTACTAATAATCTTATAGGAAGAACCCGGTTATAATGCTCCAAAGTTACTTTATGTTGAAGCAAtttatgcttataaaaaaaatgttgaatgaATTTATGCACTGTATAGCGTAGTCATACTAGACTCatcattttttcttattttggaATCAGTAACTTACCTCAACTATGAAACAGATTTCGCTTGCTGCAGGGATAGGACTCATAACGTATGCTGGTTTATCTGGAGATGATGTGTGGAAAGAATTTTACCAGTACTTCAGGGAGAGCAAATTTGTAAGTTCATACTCAGCATGTCATATAGTTGGCATTACTTGCCATTTTATTTTACAAGCTTTAGCAATGCCTTGGACTCTTCTAAACTTCCTATGCTGATAGGcttttattgttgttgttgttgaagtTCCCACCAACAGTTGCTAACTAGGCCGAATATATGGCTAAATTTGAAAGCTTCATTTTTGCAGTCTTCTATGCTTATCCATTTTTCATAAAATAGGAATTTGCAATACTCTTTAGGTGCTAATATCAGGTTTTCGCGTTGCAGATCCATATTATGACCATTGATTTCACTTTACTTTCGACATTGGCTCcattttgggtttacaatgataTGACTACTCGAAAATGGTACTTTCATTGGCGTTTAAGTTTTCGCAGAGATCCTAGTCCTAGTTATATGAAAGGACATATATTCCAACCTAATGCTATTCCAATATGCAGGTTTGACAAAGGTTCTTGGCTTCTTCCTGTATCATTGATACCATTTCTGGGGCCTGGTTTATACCTTCTCCTACGGCCATCCCTATCAACAATGGCCATTTCACAAACTCCTGTAGAACCGGAGTAAATTCATTTGACAATGCCAGGGAATGGGAACTCACGTTTTTAATGcaattaaaattgaaatattGAGTTTGGTTCAGAAAATGAGTTCACTATACAAAGTCCACACCTTAGTGAGAGTAGCTCACCACCTATTGAGGTCCTTCAGTGTAGGCATCATCTAGGGATATAGCACTTCTTTTCTTCTACTGCTATATGTAATACTTCCTTTGAGAGAAGTTCTACAATGATCTATATTTTTAAAGCAAGAGCAATATTGGTTAAGCGACACCATTTAGCTAATGCTAATCTTACTTATTTCTCAAGTGACTCTAGAAATTCAACTTTGAAACCTTTGGAGATCTACACAAGAATAAAAGAAGAGGAGCTTCCAATCTGGTTACTGTAGGAACAGTGCAACATAGCCTGTCTTTTTGGTTCAAATACACACCTAGTTCAACGGAGGAGCCACATGACGCAAGAGCTCTGTGGCCTTAAACATAGACAAACATCTTGTTCATGTATTACTAAACTCTCACTGATTTCGAGTAAAGTTACTACAGGAAAAGTTAATTTGAGTCCTTTCAAAATTCTCGTTCATCCAGTTTAGTCCTTTTAAAATTCTTTTTATCAAATTTAGTCTTGAAACTTAGTAACTATTTCATGAAGAGACTGAGAGTATGGTGCAGACACAGCTGCAACCTTGCCATCATACTTAGTTGTAGCCCCGGCGGAGGAGGGTAAAGGAGAAAAACGACCATCACTGCCTACACCATAGCGGTAAACCTAGGCATAAAAACTAGTTGGATCAAATGGTTGATGGACCTATAGTAAACTAACAATCAAATTTAACTAGGTGAGcatgttgaccaaaaaaaaaaaactaggtaagcataaaaaataaaaacaaactaAGGTTAACTAACAATAAACAGGAAAGGAGAAATATAGGTCATTAAATTTGATTATTCTCCTTTATATTTCTCCTTTCTCGTTTATTGTTAGTTAACCTTGGTTTGTTCTTTTATTATGCTTACCTAGTTAAATTTGATTGTTATTCTACTATAAGTCCATCAACCATTTGAGCCAACTAGTTATTATGCCCAATTTTACCGCTATGGTGTATACACTGATGGTCGTATTTCTCCCTTACCCTCCTCCGCCGAGGCTACAACGATGTACAATGGCAATGTTACAGTTGCGCATGCACCAAACTCTTAGTCTCTTCACGAGGTTGTTATTAAGTTTAAAGGACTAAATTTGATATAAGAGAATTTTGGAAGGACTAAAATAGATGAAAGAGAGCTTTAAAAGGACTAAAACTGATGTGAAAGTTACACGTGAACACCTATATGTGACTTGGATTGCCACGCAGACTAGTGATTGGGTAAAAGTATTTCAAAAATATGGTGAATGACGTCATAATATATAACTATTTCCAATAAGCAGAATTTTTCAGGGACTAACAACAATGAAATTTTTATAGAAATCGTTTTAGATTATGGTGTATAAATCAgggaaaaaaacatatttaaccctaaatcattttaatcttgattattcatgattagatctaatagtcatattatttattcttatgttctaatataaaattattattcttatAAGATTCATCCtctctatatctatatctagaggatgtatcttatgacAATAATGtttttatgtgagaaaatgagaataaatcacgaccgttaaatctaataattaatgttttttttattacgggtcattcatgattagatctaacagttatgatttattctcattttctcacataaaatCACATTTCTCGTAAGATATGTctcatcttaataatatataaagtccATACTCAAACACTCATCTTAATTCACACACAGTTTTGTTCATTGGTCCAAATTTCTCTATTTTTcattggtccaaaattaaattaTGTTTGACTTCATTATGCATTCAATTGAATATCAATGCTGtcatttctaaaaaaaaatatcaatgctGTCAATTGAGCAGGCCAACCGTGTGATATGAATCCAGTTTTGGTTTATTCATGAACTGAAATTATGTTTGAATAATGCCGAATTGTTGTAAAACATTATGTTTGACTTCATTATGCATTCAATGAATTTGGATCCTCTGCCGCAGCTAGTCCCTCAATCTCTCTGCTGCAGAGTTTTTGGCCGTTAGATTCATCCAACGGTTCAGAATTTTAAGTATTAAAAATGtgttttaatcaaataaaaaagcaGGCACGTGACACAAGCTGTCCCTGAAGAGAACTGCAACCACCAGAAATCATTTCCACTTCCCGTTGCCACTGCACTATCCAACGGCtggtcaccatcaccaccgacAGTTCGACACCGTCTCCTTCGTTTAGTGGGCCACATTCACACCACCGCTGGCAACGAGCGACCATAACACACCAATTCATAAGCCTACGAGGATATCAATCGCATTGTAGGTTCTGAAAATACATGATATTTCAACTAGGGGCCATTGTGTTTGAGATTGAGTAGTTGAAATATAGGATTACATCTTCCAATGATTGTGTTCATTTCCAAATCAGAAATTTTTTTACCTAGAAAATTGGGGGTTTTCAGTTTCAAACGAAGAATCAATTGGTTCAATTTGAGTAGATTGATTTGGTAAACATTGTCATAGACCATCGGTGAGGCAAGGCAAACTCACTGTTGTTTGGAATGTGGTGATGAACAATGCAGCGGTAAAGGGAGAAGAAATTTGGTTCTAGGTGGTTGCGGTGCTCCTATCAAGTTTCCATTGTGCGTCACGTgcgtatttttttatttgattaaaaaaattaaatgtttatgACTGTGAATTGTAGATGAATCTAATGGCCAAAAACTCTGCAGCAGAGAGATTGAGGGAGATGGCTGCTGCAGAGGATCCAGATCCGCATTCAATTGAATGTCAATGCTGTCAATTGGATATAAATGCACATTACTATAGGAAACGGTTAAAACTGGAGCAAAAGATAGCTATATAATTTCCAAATGTTAGCATTCTATTGGTTGTTTTCATTGGATTTTCATATGACTTTTTCTGATTGGTccacattaattaatttttattggtcGAAATTAATGAGTCCATAAATCAATCAATAAATTAACAAATCAATAAATATAAAAGCTATTAAACCATTTACCGTTCAAATATAGCATTCAAAtgttaaatcatttttttccaCCGTTTGATTTACTACTTGCCATTGACcctcatctctttttttttttttgaaagtcatTGACCTTCATCTCAAATCTCAAATTTGGAATATAGcatggtaatttttttttgttacaaatggaAGAATATAGCATAGTAATTTACGTGAGAGTGGAATGCCGATAAAAAAAAACGTGAgagtagaattttttttacaagaccAGCCTTTATTTATCAAACAAGAATACAGCCTTTATTAATTAGAAATTTTACATTCAAATTATGAATCGATTTTTTCAACGCGGTTTGATTTTAAGTTGGAATTTATGTTAGCGTGGAAATTATGTTAGCCTTAATTTACGTTAGTGTGGCAATTTTTTTCTAAGGTCAGACTTTATTATGGAATTTTACAAGAACCGATAGAATTAAGGATAAATTATGTTAGCATTTATTATGTAATTTACGTTAAGGTAAATTAAGAACCGATATGTTAGCCTTAATTTATGTTAGCGTGGAAatattttcttctattttagCCTTAATTTATGTtagactttaaaaaaaaacaatgcttGATCTGACAGCGTTTAATAAGGAACAATATTCTTAGTCTATTTAATGCGTATAATAGTTGTTAAATAAATATGGAATTTTACAAAATTTGAATCATTTCCAATTTTAGTTAAACGAAGTCAAATAAATATATGTTACGAAtataatgttttattttttgaaaaaaaattaaaatttttcaaaaatatattcCCGCCTTTATCATAAATTCAACGCTATATAAATTCACATGCTCATACTAGCCTCATACTGTTAAGGAGCTTATCCATGCTTTGAATAATGCAACGGACGATTTCTTCTGGCCTCATAGGTTAAGGTGATTATTCGTGCTTTCAATGATGCAAGGTGCTTATATCTTCATCTTGAATTGGGCTGAAAAGATAGAATCCTGTAAATTTCTCTTCAAATTaagtaataaattttaaattttcaaattattttccaaaattgaatttaaaatttgaatacaAAATTTAATATTCACCGCATATAAGATCAAAACTGAATCTGTTATTATGTGAATCGTTGAATCTGAGAGCTCAACTTGATTAGTAGCACTTGCAAAGTTGTTAAATTTGTTtcataattttcaaattttaatttatttatttttaaaaaaaagtaattactGATAAGTGAACAAATTAAGGAAACAAACCTTCAATCACATTTTTTTACCACAATTGATATCTGCACATTGGTGGAAGTACTTTTGATTTTACAGACCGATGTACTCACCTATCTTTAGACAATCTTTTGTGTATCGGAAGACATAGAGTTTCATTCAATGACATGCAGACCGATGCATTCACCTATCTTTAGTCAAATTATTGAATTTGCTCAAATTTTAAAGAAGTTAATGTCTATAATGGTTTACTATACTTTTGATGCAGAGAAAGAGAGCTCGGTGAAGGAACTGCACCAACTATCTAATTAGAATGGCCCCTAGAACGACTAGGATGGATTTGTTAATTTATCTGGCATATGAGAATTTAGTATGGAAGATAACTAAAAGACCCACTTACTTTATTTCTGTGACTTTATTATTTTTAGCAAGATCTTTCTCAAGTAATCATCTTCCCAAGTTTCATTATATGACATGTATTCCCAAGCTATGCTGCTTTTTAGTATTTATTTAGATGTTCTGAGAAGATCAACTATGAAAGGGATTGAATTTGTACTGAGAATGCTGCAACGTTATCATGGTGTGTGGATATATTGGACAAGCCACTACATCAGATGTTGTTGCATGCTCATATGAATTTTTCCCCTGAGGAAACTTAAACTAAATTATTTTCATCTTATAAGAAATTTTAATggcattaaaaatattttttcgcTAATACAGTTTAACATATTTGAAAAAATTCTCAAAGTGACACTAGAAAATTAACATTTTCATTAACTAAAAGTAGAAAAGAATCAAGAACACAATGCTTAGGGTAGTAAATGTTTGTTCATTGAATCATTTCttatatgaaaaatatatttataaatcaACACAAATAATATATTctgcttttatttttatttttgtacaaattgTAAAAACCTTCAGCCGAAAGTGCATTTTCATACTATTGAAATacatttttcataatttataaaaatatgtaaaatTGACCGTAAcaaattgtcttttttttttaaattgtaaaaaattgTCTTACAGTTGTGTGTGTGTATGTATATAAGGTTAGCTCAAATTGTAAGAGTTAGGAAACATAAAAGTTTGAGAGGGTGAAGGGTGAAGAGTCCAGGGTTAGAACCTTGAGAAGAACGAattaactaacatttgcctataaaaaagtTATAAGTATTTCTATTTAAGTTACACGGTAATAACTCTCAAAAGATGAAGTATTTTACATGAAATTAATTCAatgttaaaatttttaaaatttaatttaattttaatttcaagacctttttta contains:
- the LOC130726159 gene encoding uncharacterized protein LOC130726159 codes for the protein MLLAKPNLISCNFPTLNSRTSLHPHNPKLTRVSLSPPIPSPSPSRCCFKVPLHAKTNSNAPFPASRKMGLLHVCHTSKKETDIETTQGRDWTTSILLFFLWAALMYYVFFLSPDQTPTRDLYFLKKLLNLKGDDGFRMNEVLVSMWYIMGLWPLAYSMLLLPTGRSSESKIPVWPFLILSCFGGVYALLPYFVLWKPPAPPVEETQLKTWPLNFLESKVTAVISLAAGIGLITYAGLSGDDVWKEFYQYFRESKFIHIMTIDFTLLSTLAPFWVYNDMTTRKWFDKGSWLLPVSLIPFLGPGLYLLLRPSLSTMAISQTPVEPE